The following nucleotide sequence is from Deltaproteobacteria bacterium.
CGATCTCATGGGCGATGACCGAAGCCAGCTCGTCCGTGCTCTCCACCCGCTGAATGAGGCCGGAGTGAAGGAAGATGCTGCCGCCGGGAACCGCGAACGCGTTCAGCGACGAATCCTCGATCACAAAGAAGCGGTACGGGTACCGGATGTTGCCGACGGCTTCGAGGACACGGCGGCCGATGCGGTCGGCGTAGAGTTCGACCTCGGGGTCTTCGATGAACTTGAGCTGACGCCGGGCCTCGCGCCGGAACTGCCGGCTGATGCGGATTTCCTCGTCCTGGGACAGGGCGTGGGCGGGCGGCATGCGGAGCGGCGCCGTCGCGTGGCACACAACCAACAGCACCACGGCCCAGACGTGGAGGGCTCTCCGCATGCGGAAAATCTATCGGACGCCCCCCGGCGGGTCAAACCAGCGTCGTGTCCCGCGTCGCATCGTGACGCCGTGTGACGCAGGATACCAAGTTCCCGGCTGGATCAATCGAGTCCGAGCCAGACGAACAGTTCGCCGGGCGGGAACGGCAGATGCAGGGTCAGGTCGAAGATGCCGGCGAAGAACGCGTACGCCACCGCCGTCAGGATGATGGACATGAGCCAGCTCTCCCGCGCCCCGACCTTGAGATAGAGGAAGGTCGCCACCATCGATGACCACACGAATCCGATGAGCCAGATGGAGACGAAGAAGCCCACGACCCAGGCGCTGATGGCCAAGGTGCGGCGGCGCGTCTCTTCGGGTGAAATCTCTTCGACGTCCTCGACGCCCTCCTCTCCGTGCACGACCACTCTGGAGGTGATGGTGACTTCCTTGACGAAGACCACCGCGCTGATGACCAGGGCGGGAAGGCCGATGATGAGCGGGAACAGCGCGGCCCGTTCCTCGAAAGCGCCGAAGCCGAAGAAGACCTCGCGCATCACGTAGGCGAACAACGCGACGAAGCAGAACGCGAAGACGCCCTGGGCGATGCGGTCATTGCGCGACACAGGCTCCATCATCTTGGTGATGCCGGGCACCTCGAACTTGTCCTCGTGGCGCTCGGCCCGCTTGCGCTCCCGCCAGGACTGATAGAGGGGATACAGCGCTCCGGCCAGGATCAGGAGCGCGATCAGGATCACACCCGGCCGCAGGAGGAAACCGGCGCCGTAGACCTTGGTGGCGATGAACAGGTTGTTCTCCGCGATGCCGCCCAGGACGAGCCCCAGCAGCAGCGGCGGGCGCTGCCAGTCGAACCGCACCATGAGCCATCCCACGGCGCCGAACAGAAGCACCAGGAACATGTCGCCGAAGGCATTGTTGACGGCGAAGCCGCCAAGATAGATGAGCAGGAGGAGGAACGGAATCAGGTAGGTGCCCTTGACGAACGTGATCCTGGCGAGCTGGTTCAGGAACAGCAGGCAGACCGCCACGGTGATGATGTTCGAGACGACGATGATCCAGACGAAGGAAAACGTGAGGTCCAGGTGCTTTGCCGGGTCGAGCAGGTCCGGTCCGGGCACGATCCCCTGAATGATGAACGCGCCCAGCAGGATCGCCATGGAGACGCTGCCGGGCACGCCGAAGGCGATGGTCGGCACCAGCGCGCCACCCTCCTTGGAGTTGTTGGCCGCGCCGGGTCCCAGCACGCCCTCGATGGCGCCCTTGCCGAAGCGGTCCTTGTCTCCCCCCGAACTCTGCACGGCGTGGGCGTAGGCCACCCACTGGGCCGGGCCGCCTCCCAAGCCGGGGATGAGGCCGATGTAGGAGCCGATGGCGCTGCAACTCAGCACCAGCTTCCAATACCGGAAGGTGTCGATGATCCCCTGCATGACGCCGCCAAGCTTGCCGGTGGACTGGCGCGCGATGCTCGACCCCTGCACCGACAGCTCGATGATCTCGGGGATGGCGAACAGTCCCACGGTGACCGAGACCAGCGAGAGACCGTCCCACAGGAACAGCGCGGCATCCTCGCCGATGAGCGGGTCGAGGGTGAAGCGCGGCACGCTCTCGATGGGGTCCAGGCCGACGGTGGCGAGGATCAGCCCGAAGGCGCCGGTGCACAGTCCCTTGAGCATGTTGCCGCCGCTAAGGGAGGCCACGAACGTGATGCCCAGAAGGGCCAGCATGAAGAATTCCGAGGAGCCGATGGAGAGCACCAGCGGCTGCACGATGGGGATGGCCAGGGCCAGGGCGAAGGCGCCGAAGACGGCGCCCACCAGCGAGCTCATGAGCGCCGCGCCCAGGGCGCGGCCCGCTTCTCCCTTCTTGGCCATGGGGTGGCCGTCGACGATGGTCGCCGCGGTAATGCCCTCGCCCGGCACGCCGAAGAGGATCGAGGTGATGTCCCCTGTGGTGGCGGTGACCGCGTTGGAACCCAGCAGAAACGCGAACGCGGTGGTGGGGTCCATGTTGTAGATGAACGGGAGCATGAGCGCCAGCGTCGTGGCGCCCCCCAGACCGGGCAGGATGCCCACCACGAACCCGATGGCGATGCCGATGAGCATGAACAGGAACGGATCCTGCCCCGCCTCGCTGAACGGCAGAATGTTGGCCAAGCCGATGAAGAATGAATTAAAGGTGTCCATACGATAGTCTCTGAACGGTGGAAGCCCGATCCGCGACAGGACAAGCCCTCACCGTTCGTAACGGTTTAAGGGCCGTTTGCGGCAGATGGCAGACGCTGGGGTTGTGTTGGGAGAAAGTACGTAATCAAACGTGCCTTTATCACTGAATTGACAAGGCATGTCAAGCACCGGACGGTTGCGGCAAGGCTCACAAAAGGCCGGACTTTTGGTGAGCCTTTCGGTCGGGGTAAAGGATGCGCGGCGCCTGCTCCGCGGCGGGTTATCGCTTGGCCGCCAGGGACTCGTAGCTGGTCCCCTCGCCGTTCTCCTGGCTTACCGGAAGGCCCAGGCCGGCCCACCCTTCCACCAGCACTTGTCCGTAAGGGTCGCGCATGCCGCCGAAGCCGCCCACGACGCTGGCGACGTCTTGGTACCCCGTCTGCTCCAGCAGGTTGGCCGCGCTGTTGGACCGCGGCCCCGCCTTGCAGCCCAGCAGCAACTTCCGGTCCTTGGCGTAGTGGCGCTCTACTACCTCGACGAACTCATGGTTGTAGACCATGCCCTGCGCCGGATCGTGGAAGGCGATGGGAATGTTCACCGCTCCCTCCGGGTGCCCCTCGGCGAACTCCTCCACCGTGCGCACGTCGATGTACACGGCGCCGGCGTCCTGCCGTAACGTGTCGTAGGCTTCCTGCGGCGAAATCTCCTTCACGGTCTCTCCTGGTCGTGTCCTGTCGAGTCGCGGCTCCGCGCCGGTGCGGCCGCCGCCCCTACATCCCCATCACGTTGTAGCCGGCGTCGACGTGAAGCGTCTCGCCGGTGACGCCGCTCCCCAGCTCGCTCACGAGATAGACGGCGGTGCGGCCGATCTCGGCGGCGTCCACGTTGCGCTTGAGGGGCGCCCGCTCGCCGGCGAGGCGCAGCATGTCCCGGAACCCGGCGATGCCGGCCGCCGCCAGCGTCTTCACCGGCCCGGCCGAAATGGCGTTCACCCGGATGCCGTCCGGCCCGAGGTCGTAGGCCAGGTAGCGCACGCTGGCCTCCAGCGCCGCCTTGGCCACGCCCATGACGTTGTAGTTGGGCACGACCTTCTCCGACCCCATGTAGGTCAGCGTCACCACCGCCCCGTCGCGCCCCTTCATGAGCCGGGCGGCGTGGCGCGTGAGGACGACCAGGGAGTAGGCGCTGATGTCCAGCGCCGTGTGGAACCCGGCCCGCCCGGTCTCGACGTAGGGCTGCGCCAGATCCTCCTTGTTGGCGAAGGCGATGGCGTGGATGAGGATGTCGAGACCGCCCCACTCGCGCCCGACCTCCCCGAAGACGGTTTCGATCTCTTCATCGCGGGTGACGTCGCACGGCAGGATCAGGCTCGATCCGATGCCCTCGGCCAAGGGGCGGACGCGCTTCTCCAGGACCTCGCCGGCGTAGGTGAAGGCCAGTTCCGCTCCCTGGGCGTGCAGCTCCTGAGCCACCGCCCAGGCGATGCTCCGCTCATTGGCCACGCCGAAGATCAACGCCTTCCTGCCTGCCAGAATTCCGGCCATGTCAGTCTCCGTGCATTCGCGGCGGCGCACCCTCGAAGGCTCGCCGCCCGCCCTACTCCGGCCCCTTGGTCAACCCCCTCTGCCAGAGGTACTCCGTCTCGCCGAGGTTCTTGCCCACCCAGCGCCCGGCGACGTAGAAGAAGTCGCTCAAGCGGTTGACGTACTTCAGAGGCCACTCGCCGACGTGCTCCACGCGCGACAGCCGGAGGATCTCCCGCTCGGCCCGCCGGCACACCGTGCGGCACTGGTGAAGCTGCGCGCTGACGGGTCCGCCGCCCGGCAGGGTGAACGACTTGAGCGGCTTGAGATCCTTCTGGCACTCGTTGATGAGCTGCTCCAGCCGGGTGACCTCCTCCGCGCCCACCCGGTGCATGCCCTCGTAGGTGAAGTCTTCCGGGGTCGCCAGCTCGCTGCCGAGGTCGAACAACTCCTGCTGGATCTGCTGGAGCCAGCCGTCGAGCTTGAGGTGCAACTCGCGTTCTCCCCTTCCCTGCTCGTTCCAGGCGCGCGCGAGGCCCACCACCGCGTTCAGCTCGTCGACGGCGCCGTAGGCCTCCACCCGCCTGGAGTCCTTGGGAACGCGTTTCCCGCCCACGAGGCCGGTGGTGCCGTCGTCGCCCGTTCGCGTGTACACGCGCGTGATTCGGATGGCCACTTGAGGTCTCTCGTCCCGCACGGATGATGGCGACAAGCGTATCGGGTTCGGGGAGAGAAGCCAACCATTGCCAGTATCCCGGCGCTCCTTGGGAATTGTTTTTTTCGCGGATCGAAGATGTTAGGAGGAAAGGTGATGGTGACGAGCTTCTACCGGCGTTCCGGCCTCTACCTCGGTCTGGTGCTGCTGGGCCTGACGCTCCTTTCGGGCTGCATCCGGGAGGAGGAGATGCAACTCGTCTACGCCCAGCGCTGCGCGAGCTGCCACGGCGCCACCGGCGGGGGTGACGGCCCCATCGCCAAGGCGCTGTCCGCCGAGATTCCCGACTTCCGCGACACCGTCGCCAACCTGGACATCTTCGACATCCGTCGCGTCATCAAGAAAGGCAAGGGCATCATGCCCGCCTTCGAGCCCGCCCTGGAGAAGTACCAGATCCAGGACATGGTGCGCATGGTGCGGTTCCTCAGCATGGAGGGACGTGACCTGGAATGGTGGGAGAAGTTCGAACCCCTCGTCTGGGCCCACTGCTCGGTGCCCTGGCAGTATGTCTACGACACCGGCGGTGCCGCCGCCGGCAAGGACAAGTCCTCGTAACGGACCCTGCTCTACGATCTCCACCATGCTTGAATCGACACCAACGCCCCTGAACCTCAGGCGGGAGCACCCGCGGGCGTGGGGGCCAGCGGCGGGAGCGTCGGCTTCTTCCGGATGCTGAGCCCGAAGGCCGCGGCCATGAGTCCCATCCAGCCGCCGGCGAAGAACGCCATCTCGTAGTTGCCGACGTAGTCGTAGAGCAGGCCGCCGCCCCAGGCCATGGCTGATCCGCCCACTTGGTGCGCCAGGAAGATCCAGCCATAGATCCGGCCGATGGACTGTTTGCCGAAGGTCTGGCCCGCGAGCATGACCACGGGCGGCACCGTGGCGAACCAGTCGAGGCCGTACACGACGGTGAAGAAAAGGAGCCCGGCGGTGTTGTCCACGAGCGTCAGGTAGAATAGCGACAACCCCCGCAACGTGAACACACCGGCGATCAGCTTCCGGGGGTCGACGCGGTCCGCCAGCCAGCCGGAGAACAGCGTCCCGATGACGTTCATGGTCCCCATGAGGCCGATGGCGCTGGCTACCGTGAGCTTGTCGAACCCGTTCTCCAGGGCATGGGGAAGCAGGTGGGTGCCGACGAGGCCGTTGGCCGTGCCGCCACAGATGGAGAACACGCCGCACAGGAGCCAGAATGTGGGAGTCTTGATGGCGTCCCGGATGCCCATGACCGGCGCAGCCGTCTTGGCCTCCTCGGTCTTGACCGCCGTCTTGTCGACCGGCGGCACGGCCTGCGCGCCAGGCCCCTGGTTGTAGGGCTCAAGGCCGATGTCCTGCGGATTGTCGCGCATGAGCATCCAGACCAGCAGCACGGCTGCACCGGTGCAGGCAACCAGGATGTAGGAACCCGTGCGCCAGCCGGTGTAGGCGATAATCCAAAGCATGAACGGTATGAAGACGATCTGACCCGTGGAGCTGCCGCTGCTGAGAATGCCCACCGCTTGCCCGCGCCGGGCGTTGAACCACCGGTGCGCCACCGAAGCCGAGAGCACGCCGGACATGCCGCCGGCCCCCAGTCCCACCATGACCCCCCAAGTCAACCAGAACTGCCACAACTGGGAGACGAACGTGGTGCACAGCAAACCCGCGGAGAGCAGGGTCAGCGAGGTCAGCATGACCTTGCGCGGCCCGTACTTGTCCAGCACCCAGCCCACGATCGGAGCGGCCACACCGTAGAGCAAAAGGTTGATGGAGATGCCGAAGGTGATGGCCGAGCGCGCCCAGCCGAAGTCGGCCTCCAGCGGATGGATCAGCACCGTGGGAACCACGCGGATGCCGGCGCCGTTGAAGCTGGCGAAGAAGGTCACCGCCACGATGAGCCAGCCGTAGTGGAACGGCAGCGGTATGGGCGGACGCGGCTTGGCATCCGGGGTCGCGGGTTGGTTCATCCGGTTCCCTTCTCCAAGGAAGCCTGGCATGTGCGTCACACCAGGTCGCATTGGAATACGGGGATCGCTCCGAAGGCGATCCCCGTTGAATGACGGCGGCTACTTCGGCAGCGCGTCGCGCATGGCTTGGGTGTACTTGCTGTAGGTCTTCACGTAGTTGTCCAGGTCCGCCTGCGCCACCTTGGAGTCACCGGCGACGATGGGGCTCTTGGACTTGGCCAGGAACTCCTTGTATTCCGGATCGGTCATGGCCTTCATGAACAGATCTTCCAGGATCTTCTTCCTGTCGTCGGGCAGACCCGGCGGCGCCACGATGCTGCGGCCCACGTAGAGGCGGAGATCGACACCCTTCTCCACGGCCGTCGGGGTGTTGGGAGCATTCACCGGCCGTTCGCTGTGCAGGTGAAGGATCGGCCTCACGTCGCCCGACGCGATGTAGGTGGCGGTGGTGGGGTGGTCGATGGGCTGCAGGTAGACGTCGAAGTCATTCCGGATCATGGCCGGTATGCCCTCGCTGGTGCCGCGGTAGCCCGACACGACGTCCATCTGGATGCCCAGCTCCTTGGCCGTCACGAACGTCGGGATCCAGCGCGAGACGCCGATGCCCTCCACGCCCCATTTCACGCGTTTGGCCTTCTGGAGGTCCTCAAGCGTATGAAACTTGGAGTTCTTGCCCACGATAAGGCTGTAGGGCTCGGCCCCGACCCGTGCGATATAGGTGAACTTGGTGACGTCGTAGCCGGTCTTGGCGACGCCGCTGATCAACTGCTTGCCAAGCATGCCGTCGGTGAACAGGTGGCCCAGCGTGTAGCCGTCGGGCTTGGCTTTGTACATGGCCACCGTACCGATGACCAGTCCTCCGCCGGTGATGTTCTTGACCACGAGATGGACGCCCTTGGGCAGGTACTTCCGCATGGTCCTGCCGATGCCCCGGGCCAGCCGGTCGAACCCACCGCCAGGAGATCCCGCGACGATGATGGTGATGTTCTTCTTCGGAAAGTCCGCCGCCGCAACGGTGGTCGCTTGCGTAAAGGCCACCAGAGTCAGCAACAGCGCGATAACAACCCACTTTCTCATGACGGTCCTCCTGTGCGTAAACGCCGTATCTGCCCGATTTTTCGGGGTTCCCTAGGAAACAACATCGGGGAGTGCTTGTCAATCGAGCTTCCTGGGACAGGATGGGGATCGGCGCCGGACGTGGGAACCCCGGCCGCGGGCGTTGCAACGAACGTCGCTGGTGGCGTAGTACCCTAACCAGTTATGCCTATCGAGACCAGGAGGAAGCCGTATGGAGATCCGCAAGCTCGTGACCATCGTCGAGGAAACCCGGCGAGAGATGGACCGCCCGGTGGAGCCCGCCTCCCGTCAGTGCGCGGCCATCGCCGTGATCGCCAACCCCTATGCCGGGGTCTATGACGAGGGGCTCGAAGAGTTGCAGAAAGCGGGCGCGGAGCTCGGCGGCCTGCTGGCCCAACGCGCCATCGACGCGCTGGGCATCGACGGCGCCGCCGTTCACAGCTACGGCAAGGCGGCGGTCGTGGGCGAGAACGGCGAGCGCGAGCATGCCGCCGCGGTGATGCACCCGCGGCTTGGCAAGCCGGTGCGCGAGATTGTCGGGCCGGCGCGCTCGGTCATGCCCTCGACCACGAAGATCGGCGGTCCCGGGACCGCCATCGATTGCCCGCTGCACCACAAGGACGACGTCTGGAAGTTCAGCCACTTCGACTCGATGCAGGTCTCGGTGCCCGACGCCCCGCGCGCCGACGAGATCGTGGTGGTCCTGGCCATCAGCGACTCGGGCCGTCCGTTCCACCGGGTCGGCGAGGATCTGGCCGCCGCCGACGTGATGGCGAAAAAGGAGTAGGTGGCCCTCGGGAAGAGTAAAATGCCTAAAGAAGTCATCGACATCCACGCCCACTTCACCCCGCTCGAGTGGATCGAGGGTATGCGCCGGGACGGCGCCCGGCACGGGTGCCACATCGAGGAGGACGCCTCGGGTCGGCTGTCGCTGCGGGTCGGGGACGGCCGTCCCTCATCGCTGCAGCCGTTCCTTTCGGACCTGCCGGCGCGGGTGAGCGCCATGCGGGAGCGGGGGCTGGACCGGCAGGTGCTGTCGCCGCCCATGACCATCGTGACGTATCAACTGGAAGGCGTTCACGGGCAGGCGGTGTCACGCCTCTTCAACGAGACCAACGCCGAGGCGGCGCGCGGGACGCCCGGGCTGATCCCGGTGGCCACGGTGCCCATGCAGGCGGGACGGGAGGCGGTGGAGGAGCTCCGGTACGCGGTGGAAGTGCTGGGCATCCCCATGGTGGAGATCGGCACCCACATCAACGGGGTGAACCTCGACGACGAGGCGTTCCGGCCGTTCTTCGAGTGCGCCGCCGACCTGGGCGTGCTGGTGCAACTGCATCCGCACCGCGTGGCCGCGGCGGAGCGGCTGAGCCGGTACTACATGAACAACCTGGTGGGCAATCCCGTGGACACCGCCATCGCGGCGGCGTCCCTTATCCTCGGCGGCGTGATGGAGCGTTACCCGTCCCTCAACATCTGCCTGGTGCACGGCGGCGGCGCCCTCCCCTACCTCCTCGGCCGCGTGATCCACGGCCACGGCGCGGTGGACGCGGCGCGCGCGGTGCCGGGCAACCCGGAAACGTACTTCCGCCGCTTCTACTTCGACACCATCCTGCACGACCCGCGCATGCTCACGTTCCTGCATCAGCTTGCAGGCGAGGAACGGTTGCTGCTGGGCACCGACTACCCCTACGACATGGGAGAGCGCGATCCGCTGGGGCTGCTGGAACGCGCCGGGCTGGGCGACTCCGACGCG
It contains:
- a CDS encoding tripartite tricarboxylate transporter permease; its protein translation is MDTFNSFFIGLANILPFSEAGQDPFLFMLIGIAIGFVVGILPGLGGATTLALMLPFIYNMDPTTAFAFLLGSNAVTATTGDITSILFGVPGEGITAATIVDGHPMAKKGEAGRALGAALMSSLVGAVFGAFALALAIPIVQPLVLSIGSSEFFMLALLGITFVASLSGGNMLKGLCTGAFGLILATVGLDPIESVPRFTLDPLIGEDAALFLWDGLSLVSVTVGLFAIPEIIELSVQGSSIARQSTGKLGGVMQGIIDTFRYWKLVLSCSAIGSYIGLIPGLGGGPAQWVAYAHAVQSSGGDKDRFGKGAIEGVLGPGAANNSKEGGALVPTIAFGVPGSVSMAILLGAFIIQGIVPGPDLLDPAKHLDLTFSFVWIIVVSNIITVAVCLLFLNQLARITFVKGTYLIPFLLLLIYLGGFAVNNAFGDMFLVLLFGAVGWLMVRFDWQRPPLLLGLVLGGIAENNLFIATKVYGAGFLLRPGVILIALLILAGALYPLYQSWRERKRAERHEDKFEVPGITKMMEPVSRNDRIAQGVFAFCFVALFAYVMREVFFGFGAFEERAALFPLIIGLPALVISAVVFVKEVTITSRVVVHGEEGVEDVEEISPEETRRRTLAISAWVVGFFVSIWLIGFVWSSMVATFLYLKVGARESWLMSIILTAVAYAFFAGIFDLTLHLPFPPGELFVWLGLD
- a CDS encoding rhodanese-like domain-containing protein, whose translation is MKEISPQEAYDTLRQDAGAVYIDVRTVEEFAEGHPEGAVNIPIAFHDPAQGMVYNHEFVEVVERHYAKDRKLLLGCKAGPRSNSAANLLEQTGYQDVASVVGGFGGMRDPYGQVLVEGWAGLGLPVSQENGEGTSYESLAAKR
- a CDS encoding enoyl-ACP reductase produces the protein MAGILAGRKALIFGVANERSIAWAVAQELHAQGAELAFTYAGEVLEKRVRPLAEGIGSSLILPCDVTRDEEIETVFGEVGREWGGLDILIHAIAFANKEDLAQPYVETGRAGFHTALDISAYSLVVLTRHAARLMKGRDGAVVTLTYMGSEKVVPNYNVMGVAKAALEASVRYLAYDLGPDGIRVNAISAGPVKTLAAAGIAGFRDMLRLAGERAPLKRNVDAAEIGRTAVYLVSELGSGVTGETLHVDAGYNVMGM
- a CDS encoding cob(I)yrinic acid a,c-diamide adenosyltransferase, with translation MRITRVYTRTGDDGTTGLVGGKRVPKDSRRVEAYGAVDELNAVVGLARAWNEQGRGERELHLKLDGWLQQIQQELFDLGSELATPEDFTYEGMHRVGAEEVTRLEQLINECQKDLKPLKSFTLPGGGPVSAQLHQCRTVCRRAEREILRLSRVEHVGEWPLKYVNRLSDFFYVAGRWVGKNLGETEYLWQRGLTKGPE
- a CDS encoding cytochrome c gives rise to the protein MVTSFYRRSGLYLGLVLLGLTLLSGCIREEEMQLVYAQRCASCHGATGGGDGPIAKALSAEIPDFRDTVANLDIFDIRRVIKKGKGIMPAFEPALEKYQIQDMVRMVRFLSMEGRDLEWWEKFEPLVWAHCSVPWQYVYDTGGAAAGKDKSS
- a CDS encoding MFS transporter; this translates as MNQPATPDAKPRPPIPLPFHYGWLIVAVTFFASFNGAGIRVVPTVLIHPLEADFGWARSAITFGISINLLLYGVAAPIVGWVLDKYGPRKVMLTSLTLLSAGLLCTTFVSQLWQFWLTWGVMVGLGAGGMSGVLSASVAHRWFNARRGQAVGILSSGSSTGQIVFIPFMLWIIAYTGWRTGSYILVACTGAAVLLVWMLMRDNPQDIGLEPYNQGPGAQAVPPVDKTAVKTEEAKTAAPVMGIRDAIKTPTFWLLCGVFSICGGTANGLVGTHLLPHALENGFDKLTVASAIGLMGTMNVIGTLFSGWLADRVDPRKLIAGVFTLRGLSLFYLTLVDNTAGLLFFTVVYGLDWFATVPPVVMLAGQTFGKQSIGRIYGWIFLAHQVGGSAMAWGGGLLYDYVGNYEMAFFAGGWMGLMAAAFGLSIRKKPTLPPLAPTPAGAPA
- a CDS encoding tripartite tricarboxylate transporter substrate binding protein; amino-acid sequence: MRKWVVIALLLTLVAFTQATTVAAADFPKKNITIIVAGSPGGGFDRLARGIGRTMRKYLPKGVHLVVKNITGGGLVIGTVAMYKAKPDGYTLGHLFTDGMLGKQLISGVAKTGYDVTKFTYIARVGAEPYSLIVGKNSKFHTLEDLQKAKRVKWGVEGIGVSRWIPTFVTAKELGIQMDVVSGYRGTSEGIPAMIRNDFDVYLQPIDHPTTATYIASGDVRPILHLHSERPVNAPNTPTAVEKGVDLRLYVGRSIVAPPGLPDDRKKILEDLFMKAMTDPEYKEFLAKSKSPIVAGDSKVAQADLDNYVKTYSKYTQAMRDALPK
- a CDS encoding amino acid synthesis family protein, whose amino-acid sequence is MEIRKLVTIVEETRREMDRPVEPASRQCAAIAVIANPYAGVYDEGLEELQKAGAELGGLLAQRAIDALGIDGAAVHSYGKAAVVGENGEREHAAAVMHPRLGKPVREIVGPARSVMPSTTKIGGPGTAIDCPLHHKDDVWKFSHFDSMQVSVPDAPRADEIVVVLAISDSGRPFHRVGEDLAAADVMAKKE
- a CDS encoding amidohydrolase family protein encodes the protein MPKEVIDIHAHFTPLEWIEGMRRDGARHGCHIEEDASGRLSLRVGDGRPSSLQPFLSDLPARVSAMRERGLDRQVLSPPMTIVTYQLEGVHGQAVSRLFNETNAEAARGTPGLIPVATVPMQAGREAVEELRYAVEVLGIPMVEIGTHINGVNLDDEAFRPFFECAADLGVLVQLHPHRVAAAERLSRYYMNNLVGNPVDTAIAAASLILGGVMERYPSLNICLVHGGGALPYLLGRVIHGHGAVDAARAVPGNPETYFRRFYFDTILHDPRMLTFLHQLAGEERLLLGTDYPYDMGERDPLGLLERAGLGDSDAVRGGNAARLLGLRNEAGG